gcccccccggcccccggccgcagccccccgccatcccggccgtgcccccccctcGATGCCACCTGCACCCCTGGGGGTACGGGGACCACCGGGGAGGTGGAAAAGAGCCGGGGGCTGCTAAGGATGGACCTGGCGGCGGGGGCAAGTGAGGGCCGAAAACTCAAATAGGTCCTTGCATCGCCCTGGGAGGGGGTgatccccccccccggggtgttttgggggtcgggatggggtggggggggatatctttttatttctgcgAGCGCCGGGGTGGGGCGGGACGGGGTGGGTGAGCACAGAGCGAGGGAACAAATTGCTCAGCAGAGACCTTGGGGCgagcgggcgggggcggctgggaaccccctgggagccccccgTGCTTTTTTGGGTAGGTTTGACTTTTTTAGCACAAGCttatcggggcgggggggggggcaggagggggcttCTCCAGCCCAGGCTCGGCTGGGGGCCGCAATGCAAGCCAGAGGCGAGCCCCCGCTTTCCCCCAGCAGAGGAGTCACCGTGTCCCCGCGGTGTCCGGGGGGGACACGAGCACCGCGAACCATTTTGGGACCCCCCAGCCCAAGCACTTGCCGAGCCACGGATGAACAAAATacggcacccagcagcaccccgcaAGTCTCTTCCCGAGCAGGGGGGTCCAGGGGGGGCCACCCGTGTGGGTTAACGCTGCTCGTCCCGGCTCAGGAGCTGGCCCTGGCACCCAGTCATCTCACCCAATTTTGCGGGGGCACCGAGCCGTCACCcccaggaggagggagctgcggggatgagggctgggctggggattTTCCACCCCCGGGGCCACATCCAGCCATGCTCCGGCTTCGGCATGTCGAACCCCACCTTTGGGCTCGCAGCCCCCGGCCACCTCCCGCTCTGGGGCTGAGCGGTGGCTTTTTAAACTTAATtacagaaagagagaggcaggAGGGTCCCGGGCTTTGCTGGcagccctgcttttgcaggaCTTTGgtgattttctgaaaaaaaaaaaaaacaaaaaaaaccaaaaaaacctccccGGGCACCGAGGACGGTCCTGGCCCCCCAGGGCTGTTGGTGTTTAATCCATGCGGGCCCCACATTTTCCGGCCGGCTGGAGCAGGACGATGGGGATGAGCCTCCCTGGGTGGGAGGGCAGCTGCCCGGATTAACCCGCTGCCCCCGGATGAAAAGCCGGGCTTTGGCAGTCCCGCTTGACGCTGGTTTCCAGCCAGCCAGGATCGGAGAGGGCAGGGGATCCTTTGGACTCCAGCTCGGCTGGGAATGCGACGGCCTCGTTAGCCGGTGGCCTGATGAGCTGGAGGTCCCGGGAGGGCAGAGATGCGAGCGGAGGGGTACTCCAGGGTCGTCTCCCAAACCCTGCACGTCAAGGAACCAGGCTCAGCTGCAGGCTGAGGATTCACCAGCCCCTTGGAGAAACATCTCCGGGAGCTGGGCCATGCCGGGTGCCAGCCCCTGGGTTTCCCACCCACACCCTGCTCCGCTGGCAAAGCCGCCGGTCGCCCTCTGCGGTGCCCGGACAAGCGGAGCGGTTAGAAATGGGGTGAGCAGGTAAGGAGGGGACATGGTCGCGGCTCTCCGTGGCTCAGCTTGTCCCCGTGTGCCAGGCCTGGGCAGGGCGGCAGCTCTGGATGTGTccgtggcaggaggaggagacgAAGGGTCCCGCTCCCCCCAAGCCCGGGGAGATGAAGGGCACGCGTGCCCCCATGTGCATCCCTATGAACCCCTGAGCCATGTGCTCCGAAAACCATCCCACCCCTCCGGCCGCTGCCGTGGCAGCCCccgggcaccccgcagcccccgtcccccccgtcacCCCACGGGGAAGCTCAGACTGGCCACGGGAGCCCCAAAAccctgctgggagaggtgggggggTTCCCCTAAAACATCCGAATTCAAGCCACCGGCGAGGGGCTATTTTGCCAGtggccgcagcccccagccctgcagccccccggggccacgGCTCCCGAAAGCCCGAGACCCGACTGCAGCGCCGGCGCAGACAAGCCAGCACATCAGGGAAAATTTCCAGTCTTCCTCTTTTACAGTCTCTGTCTCCTGCCGCGGAGGGAGCTAACTGGAACAAATACTCTGTagaaatacttcagtattttccTCTCGCGCGTgcgctctctcttttttttctgggttgtGAGTACAGCTGTAGATTCAGTGAGCTGGTtcaattataataaaatatacagtatatattGTAAATGACTCCGCCGGGCACGGAGCGGTTTcttcacggggggggggggggggggcagcacggTGGGGTCGACCTGCTCCCTCCGTGCGGGCTTGGCCTTGTCCAGCTCCCCACGGAcccatcctcctctccccctgccctcggTCTCCAGCCGCCCATGGCTCGCTCTTCCCCGGCGCATCGGCCTCTGGCTCCGTGCAGAGCGGCGCTGGGCGCCAGTTGTGAGCCTGATCCCGCAGAGCACCCTGCTACGGGCCGGGGGAAACCCTCTGGGGAGGCCCCGCTGCTGGGGCGGACATCTCCCCTTGCGTCCTtcccggctccctgcagccctcccggctccctgcatccttccctgcagccctgccacctACCTGCAACCCTCCCATCCATCCCacccctcctgcatccctcccagccctccctccatccctccctgcatctctctctctgtccctccctgcgttcctgcctgcagccctcccaTTTCCCTGCAtccttccctgcagccctgccacctACCTGCAACCCTCCCATCCATCCCacccctcctgcatccctcccagcacccctcccatccctccctgcatcgttctctgcacctctccctccacccctccctccatccctccccccatccctcccattTCCCTGCAAccctcccatccctcccagcaTCGTtctctgcatccctccctccctccatccctccatccctccctgcactctccctccatccttccctccctccctccatccctccctgcatccctcccatTTCCCTGCAAccctcccatccctcccagcaTCGTtctctgcatccctccctccatccctccctccatccctccctccatccctccctccctccatccctccctccgtccctccctccatccctccctgcactctccctccatccttccctccctccatccctccctccatccctccctgcatctCTCCCATTTCCCTGCATCCCCCCTTGCATCCCCGCCTGCatctccccactccctccccgcatccctcccgttcccccgcacccctcccaccccctcacCTCCGCAGTCCCtcgccccccctcctcccccgggcTCCCCTCCAGCCTGCGCCAGCCCCCGCAGGACTCGGCCCCACGGCCTCCAGCCCCGCACGGCTCGGCTGCCTTCGGCCCTTGCCCCCACGCCGTCCCAGAGACAACGCGGGGCTCTGCCCCGGACCAAGGGGTTTGGCAGGGGCCGGCGGGGTGCTGGCACCCACTGCAGCCGCGGGTGGGGGGCCACCCACCCAAATCCCCTGCTGCGGCATCCCCCCCCCCTACTGTGTCCCCATCCTTGCCCTGCGCCCCATGAGGAAGGCTCCCCAGGGTCACACATCCCTGCGCCGAGTGTGTCAGGTCTCAGCTACTGCCCGTCTCCTGCTGCCAGTCACACGCTTCCTCAAAGCAAAgcagccagggctcagccccaccgCGGTGCCTCTGTCCCCAAAAAAAGGCCGGTCCCACTccacagggctggggggcagaggaggacgGGGCAGAGGTGGTGGGGTCCCAGCGGGTGCCAGGCTCACTGGGCTGGGAAAACTGCCCCTCCCTGGGATCGGGGGCTGGAGCCTGGCCCCAGACGGGAATCCCTTCCTGGGTGCCAGGAGGGCGTCACTGGAGAGACGTGTTTGGACGTGAGGGCAAAGGACTAAGGGCAGGACCCACCTCCCCCCAACCCGAGAGGGTgctgccccctccagcccccctgaccccctccagcccccccggccccatcaGCGCTAtcagcccccggcccccaccaGCCCCCATGAGGTCCCATCAGCTCCCATTGCCCCCATCAGGTCCTGTAAGCCCCCAGCAACCCCTGCCGGTCCCATTGGCCCCCGTAAGCCCCATCAGCCCCGTagggacccccacccccaggggctggagcagcctcaCCCCAGCTTGGTGCTGGGGGTTCCCCGCCGCGATGTCGAGCCCCGGGGCcacgggggtgccggggggaggcggggggggggctggggggctccagAAGCTTCTGGCTGGCGGGTgacgcggcgggcgcggggccgcgcacGGGCTCCTCCACTGACTCATCCCCCCAGGCgctggcccagccccagccccctccccacgccgcTGCGGGGCTGCGCACCCCTGGGATGGTTTCACGGGCAAGCGAGGCAGGCAGGCGGGGACGAGGCCGGGAGCGGCTCCAAGGGCCATCCATCACTCCCAACCAGCCAAGCCTCCCGCGGCCAGAGGCAGACGGACATTTCTCTGGCAGGGGGAAGccggggggctgccagccccatccccgtGCCGCCCACCCGGTGCGCCTGCGtgcggccgccccagccccgggaaAGTTTCTCGTCCCTTCCCTGGGCCCTGCTGCAATTTCCATTAATAGCCAGCTGAGCCGTCCGGCTAAAAATAACCGCCGGCCCTCTTCATAAGTGGCCGCGGCCacctccccggcagccccgcgcacCATGGCCGAGCGCCGCGTCCCCTTCACCTTCCTGCGCAGCCCCAGCTGGGACCCCTTCCGCGACTGGTACCATGGCAGCCGCCTCTTCGACCAGTCCTTCGGGATGCCCCATATCCCCGAGGACTGGTACAAGTGGCCGAGCGGCAGCGCCTGGCCGGGATATTTCCGTCTGCTGCCCCGGGAGAGCGCGCTGCTGCCGGCCCCCGGCTCGCCCTACGGGCAAGCGCTGAGCCGCCAGCTCAGCAGCGGCATCTCCGAGATCCGCCAGACTGCCGACAGCTGGAAGGTCACCTTGGACGTCAACCACTTCGCGCCCGAGGAGCTGGTGGTCAAGACCAAGGATAATATCGTGGAGATAACCGGTGGGTGCCGGGGATGGGGTctgtgggttcccccccccccgggtgttGTGCTGGGGCAGCTGCCCCGGCGCTTGCTGGGGGCAAATGGGGTGGAAAGGCAAAGCGGAGAGGAATAAGTGATGGGaagcaagggaaggaaaagcaaaaggagacggaggagaggaggggagaggaggggagaggagaggagaggaggggagaggagaggagaggagaggagaggagaggagaggagaggagaggaaaaagggaaggggaaaggggaaaaccaaagcaaagaggAAGGCCCAACATTACAAGCTCAGTCTTGGGGCTCATTCTCACTGCAGGTGTCGCACAGGGTGcagagacccccccagccccgtatATTATATATACGGATATATAATATCCGTATCGCCCCCCAGCCAGGAcatggggaggggacacccccccgGCTGTGAGCCACAGAGGGACCTGGGGGGTGACAGTGGAGCGTCacgagccccgcagccccccgtgATCCCCCCGCAGTGCCCTGGGCAGCTCGGCCAGGGACGCCGTGACGAAGCCCAGGCCCCGTGGCACGAGGCCAGCAGCGTGCTTGGTGCCCGGTGAGGGGGGTCCGCACGGGGCGGGGGCAattccccaggcagcagcactcaAGGGTGCAGCCCCAGGGAGACAGGGGTGCTCAGTCTCCAGCCCCGCCAGGCTGGGGAGCCCGAATGAGGGCTGTGGGGCCGGCCGGCAGCCGTTGGGTCCCCTTGGCCACTGCCGGCTCCTGGCACCACGCTTTGTTCCCCTTGAATTTGGGGAATGGTCCCAGAGGGGCCCCGCTGCCCCAGGCTGATAttaaggcaaagcaaagcaggacGGGCAGGATCAGCCCCTCCCCGGTGTCGGGCGATGCCGGGATCTGAGGACCGGGGCAGGGACGGGTGCACCCCGGGCACCGAGACCTTCCCAGCACTGCCCACCCAGCCAGCCCCTTCCAGCCAgctcagggtttgggtttttttcccttccaggcAAACACGAGGAGAAGCAGGATGAACACGGCTTCATCTCCAGGTGCTTCACCCGAAAATACACGTAAGTaccagggaagaggggagatgGGATCCCGGCAGCCCCCCCAGAGGTCTTGGGAGACCTCTGCCCATCCCCTCCAGTGCCCACTGGCCAAACTGGGGATGCCGCTCGCCCAAACTGGGAGTGGGGCAGGGCAGCAATTCGGAGCTGAGCATCTCTCACCGGTCACAGCATCGCACCCACCGCGGTGCAGGGTGGGCGGTGGGTGCCGCAGCCCTgactccccctctccccccgcagcctccccccCGGCGTCGAAGCCACGGCCGTGCGGTCCTCGCTCTCCCCTGACGGCATGCTCACGGTGGAGGCCCCCCTGCCCAAGCCGGCCATCCAGTCTGCCGAAATCACCATCCCCGTCACTGTCGAGAGCCAAGCCAAGGAGCCAGCCAAGAAGTAGGTGGcaacgaggaggaggaggaggaggaggaggaggagaagccgctgccgcccgcctgCATCCTCACACCCGCCCCTGCTCACAGCCCCCTTTTTATTGTCTATTTTGTACTCGCCCGGTCACTCAGTGCCTTGAATAAATGTGAAGGAACCGATAGAATCAGCTGGAATAAAAAGTGGTGAAAGAAACCTGTCCCCATGCCCTGTATCTGTcccccgggagccccggcggcACCGGTGCGCCACGGCTGGGCCGTGCCGGGTGGGAACCGCACTGCGGGCACCGGCTCCCTGCTCCGGCAGGGCTGGACCAGAGGACTGGGACGGGGCTGCCTGGGgccagcgtggccagcaggagggcCACCAAACCCTGCTCAACAGCCTGGGGTCAGCATCCAGGGGTCAACATCCCCAGTCTTCACATCCCGAGTCTCCCTATCCTGGATATCCCCCATCCCAGGTCTCCTACATCTCAGGTCTCCATATGCCAGCCTCCAGCATCCTGGGTCTCCAAAAATCTCTGGTCTCCACATGCCACGTCTCCACATGCCAGGTCTCCAACGTCCCAGGATCAGCATCCCAGTTTTCCACATCCCGGGTCTCTGACATCTCCAAAATTCTGGGTCTCAACAGCCCAGGTCTCCTACATCTCAGGTCTCAACATCCCAGGTCTCCAATATTCCATGTGTCCGACATCCTGGGTCTCTGACATGCCCATTCTCCAAAATCCAGGGTCTCCCACATCTCAGGTCTCTCAAATCCCAGATCTCAGCACCTTGGGTCCCACCATCCCTGGTCTCCATAACTCTCAGTCTCAACACCCTGGATCTGAACCCTTTGGGACTCAACTCCCCAGCGTCACCACCCTGGGTCTCTACATCCCTGAAGAACAAGCGCACCCCCTCCCCGGGTCGCAGGGGAGCCCGAGAGCAAACAGGGGCTTCATGAGCAGAAGCTCTGGCCAGAACCCCCCCGTCCCCTGCAGCGTGCCCCTCCAGCCCCAACCCTGCCCCCCCGCGTACCCCCTTCCTTCCACCCCCTTGCGACGGGCTGGGCAGGTTGGGGGGGTtcagctcaggggctgcagccgtgctgggggggctggacGCGGCAGGGGGGGGTCGTGGTCCCGACGCCTTTCGGCCCCAGctggccccgtgccccccacgcCTCCGTGCCTGCGGGCAGGACCAGCCCTACATGGCCAaggccgggcccgcggccgccACGTTCCCGCTCCGACAAATCCCACTAATCCCCCCTGAGTCATCCCAGAGGCAGACGGTGACCTGGGAGGAATCCTGCAGCTGCGAGGCTCCTCTCCGAGCCCGGGGGGCTCtgagtgccccccagcccccgagccccggcccctctgccctgTCACTCTCAGGTGCAGTGAGTTTGGCAGGTCTCATGACTCTCGGCGGCATCCATCCATCAGGCTCCAGCGTCGGGGACGGGGCAAGCGGGCAGTCCCTGTGGCCCCCTGCCCGCAGGGGAGGGAGATGGGCTGGGGGTGCCAGGCGGGGgctgtcctgtcccccccccggaCCCTCTCCATGTTTCTGCGCTGCCCCAGGCACCGcactgcagcacccagccccgggcACACGTAACACCCCATTTTAGGGCTAAATCCTGCCCGGCAAGTGGTGAGGAGGCCCCTGCCCGCCGGCTCAggctctttccttccctctgtgtcCCTCTGGGTGACACTGACACACGCACACCCACGcctgcacacccacccacccacccacccgggCACTGCTGATGCCCGGGGCACCGCTCCAGCCCGGGGGATCCATTTCCCCATtccagatggggaaactgaggccctGCCAGCGAGGGGAGGAGGGGGTCAGGCTGGGGGAGATGTGGGGCTCATCTGGGCTCGGCTGGGCGCTGGGCAGGATCGGGTCCTGCTTCCACAACACCCCCCGGGCGGCACAGCGGCCATCGGCCGGATTTGCCAGCCCGAGCGCGTCTCCAAGGGAAGAAGCCCCCGAGGGGCatccccggccccctcccctctcctgtggCTGGAGTGGGTGGGCACGGGTGGGCACGGGTGCCACGCAGGCAGAGCCCGTGGTGGCTCTCGCCTCCCAAAAAGCCACCCCCCGCCTTAGCAAGGAGGCTGTCAGGGGGCAAGGGCGCTGGGAcgggctgctgcctgcggggTGGCCCTCCCCGCGTGGGGGGTGCTGggcgagcccccagcccctccgtgccACCCCCGGGGGTtgtcccagccccttccccgggggTGCCTGTCCCGCACCCTCCCAGGGTCCCTGGCGGGCGCGTGAGCCAAGCCACATTTACGGTTTATGGTTTCCGAGGGAGGCGAGTATTTTTACAGCGTGAGTCACCGCGCGTGGCTTCGAGTGGAAAAACCAcgggggagggaggcggggaggcggggaggcACCCACCCACCCCGCTCCCA
This DNA window, taken from Mycteria americana isolate JAX WOST 10 ecotype Jacksonville Zoo and Gardens chromosome 15, USCA_MyAme_1.0, whole genome shotgun sequence, encodes the following:
- the HSPB1 gene encoding heat shock protein beta-1 yields the protein MAERRVPFTFLRSPSWDPFRDWYHGSRLFDQSFGMPHIPEDWYKWPSGSAWPGYFRLLPRESALLPAPGSPYGQALSRQLSSGISEIRQTADSWKVTLDVNHFAPEELVVKTKDNIVEITGKHEEKQDEHGFISRCFTRKYTLPPGVEATAVRSSLSPDGMLTVEAPLPKPAIQSAEITIPVTVESQAKEPAKK